The following coding sequences lie in one Spinacia oleracea cultivar Varoflay chromosome 1, BTI_SOV_V1, whole genome shotgun sequence genomic window:
- the LOC110777887 gene encoding protein FAR1-RELATED SEQUENCE 5-like — translation MWVDARSRAAYQYFGDVVCFDSTYLTNKYDLPFSNFVGVNHHGQTILLGCALLSHENAETFVWLFRAWLSCMGGKAPAAIMTYQDAAMRKEIRIVMPMPHTRHRWCMWHIMQKFSRKLGSLTDYPQIKVALKNVIYNSLSPEEFEEGWAEAIKKYKLEVCVDDTNKDTNKDTKQSSKWLQVLYKQRDMWIPAYVKHIFWARMQTTQRVESINSFFDGYLKKNTRLYQFAPRYCKAMESRANDERAADVNCSRFTRPLVGEFVYERKCQKVYTDAKFVEVQVQCTRVCYVTPVSKKDISDVEVEHTVSDRVWIWSKFLKKEISLGGSKRTYVVLFNKETLFGKCDCKYFECHGIVCRHIIKVLDMENVVTIPASYIMDRWRKDIQRKHTLVKVAYHDPEKTKEINRYEKIMNAVEPAALLGSQNEQKLDIMLEMVRAAMLRMDVSDVVTTEVADNEGGAASVLNRRGSDGPPTLGSVNKPPNSSGEESPCQSPPILAKDPVPRGGVKAHRSREKRFIPPGENTKPAKKQVRKNKKGVAEDAPPEQPATNPPVPFKQPMDPVAMNPDYTRHQGIKYGNAQNNFHPGWPNQFVMAGYNTVNIVDPQHQVGGNNVRACVGQMSGTLIYPQHNYNNGAPMQNYQASATRVGGGV, via the exons ATGTGGGTGGATGCTCGTAGCAGAGCGGCGTATCAGTATTTTGGTGATGTTGTATGTTTTGACTCGACCTACTTGACAAACAAGTATGATTTGCCGTTCTCGAACTTTGTGGGGGTAAATCATCATGGGCAAACTATATTGTTAGGATGTGCGTTATTGTCCCATGAAAATGCAGAGACCTTTGTGTGGTTGTTTAGGGCTTGGTTGTCATGTATGGGAGGAAAAGCTCCAGCCGCAATAATGACTTACCAAGATGCAGCAATGAGGAAGGAAATTCGAATAGTGATGCCAATGCCACATACCCGACATCGGTGGTGCATGTGGCACATTATGCAGAAGTTCAGCCGGAAACTTGGTTCTCTTACAGATTATCCCCAAATTAAAGTGGCGTTAAAGAATGTAATCTACAACAGTTTATCACCAGAAGAGTTCGAGGAAGGTTGGGCTGAAgcaattaaaaaatataagCTGGAGGTATGTGTTGATGACACAAACAAGGACACAAACAAGGACACAAAGCAAAGCTCTAAGTGGCTTCAAG TTCTGTACAAGCAGAGAGATATGTGGATACCGGCGTATGTCAAACATATATTTTGGGCAAGGATGCAGACGACTCAGCGGGTTGAAAGCATAAATAGTTTTTTCGACGGCTACCTAAAGAAGAACACGAGATTGTATCAGTTTGCTCCTAGATATTGCAAGGCCATGGAGAGTAGGGCGAATGATGAAAGAGCTGCGGATGTGAATTGTAGccgttttacaaggcctttggTTGGGGAGTTTGTGTATGAGAGAAAATGTCAGAAAGTATATACGGATGCGAAGTTTGTTGAAGTTCAGGTCCAGTGCACGCGGGTATGTTATGTGACCCCTGTTAGTAAAAAAGACATTTCTGATGTAGAGGTAGAGCATACCGTCTCCGATAGAGTGTGGATATGGTCGAAGTTTTTAAAAAAGGAAATATCTTTGGGTGGCTCTAAGCGTACTTATGTGGTATTGTTCAACAAAGAAACCTTATTTGGGAAGTGTGACTGTAAATACTTTGAGTGCCACGGCATTGTTTGTAGGCATATAataaaagtgttagacatggaGAATGTGGTAACAATTCCTGCATCATACATTATGGATCGATGGAGGAAAGATATTCAACGTAAGCACACCCTTGTGAAGGTAGCTTATCATGATCCTGAGAAAACAAAGGAAATTAATCGGTATGAGAAAATTATGAATGCAGTAGAACCTGCTGCTTTACTTGGGTCCCAAAATGAGCAAAAACTTGACATAATGCTTGAGATGGTTCGGGCTGCTATGTTACGGATGGATGTAAGTGACGTAGTGACAACAGAAGTGGCCGATAATGAAGGCGGTGCAGCATCCGTCCTTAACAGAAGGGGCAGTGACGGACCACCAACGCTTGGGTCGGTTAATAAACCGCCTAATAGTTCTGGAGAAGAAAGCCCTTGTCAGTCACCACCCATTCTTGCCAAAGATCCTGTTCCGCGAGGTGGGGTAAAGGCTCATAGGTCTCGTGAGAAACGTTTTATCCCTCCTGGTGAGAATACAAAGCCAGCTAAAAAGCAAGTACGGAAAAACAAGAAAGGCGTGGCTGAAGATGCTCCTCCTGAACAACCTGCTACTAATCCTCCTGTACCTTTTAAACAACCTATGGATCCGGTAGCTATGAATCCTGATTACACCAGGCACCAAGGAATAAAGTACGGTAACGCACAGAACAACTTCCATCCCGGCTGGCCAAATCAATTT GTAATGGCTGGGTATAATACGGTAAATATAGTGGATCCGCAACATCAAGTTGGAGGAAACAATGTCCGTGCTTGTGTAGGTCAGATGAGTGGGACTCTTATATATCCGCAACACAACTACAACAATGGAGCACCCATGCAAAACTATCAG GCATCTGCTACTAGAGTAGGAGGTGGTGTATAA